A DNA window from Acetilactobacillus jinshanensis contains the following coding sequences:
- the jag gene encoding RNA-binding cell elongation regulator Jag/EloR, protein MSVFTGKTVENAVQAGLKQLNLKRSAAKINVIQKGRHGFLGIGRRDAKVDVSRKPEPKSKPRRTPKSFGSSQASSSYRRPSSHRASNSESQPQTSFTIKQRKPAAVSNVHDHNNDNEMSRSQRNREAIKKLEGYLGRVIRLLGINATMKAEYKTRKRVKIDFKTDKEGLLIGKHGLTINALQALSEVYLNRLGIYHVYVELDTANYRQRRMDILGRLAEKTAREAVATGKPVYLDPMPSFERKKIHKTLEDSDHVMTYSAGREPYRAVVVAPK, encoded by the coding sequence AATGCCGTTCAGGCCGGTTTAAAACAGCTCAATCTAAAGCGTTCAGCTGCGAAGATCAATGTAATTCAAAAGGGCCGTCATGGTTTCCTTGGCATTGGTCGTCGGGACGCTAAGGTTGACGTTAGCCGGAAACCTGAACCGAAATCTAAACCTCGTCGAACTCCAAAATCGTTTGGCAGTTCGCAAGCTAGTTCGAGTTATCGTCGTCCGTCAAGTCATCGTGCTTCAAATTCTGAATCTCAACCACAAACTAGTTTCACGATTAAACAGCGGAAACCCGCTGCCGTAAGTAACGTTCATGATCACAACAATGATAATGAAATGAGCCGAAGTCAGCGTAATCGTGAAGCCATTAAGAAATTAGAAGGCTATCTAGGCCGAGTAATTCGTTTGTTAGGCATCAACGCCACGATGAAAGCCGAATACAAGACCCGTAAACGAGTTAAGATCGACTTCAAGACCGATAAGGAAGGCTTATTGATTGGTAAGCACGGCTTGACCATCAATGCTTTGCAAGCATTGAGTGAAGTCTACTTAAACCGCTTGGGTATCTACCACGTTTACGTTGAATTGGATACCGCTAATTATCGTCAGCGCCGAATGGACATCTTGGGTCGGTTAGCTGAAAAGACCGCTCGAGAAGCCGTTGCTACTGGTAAACCAGTTTACTTAGATCCGATGCCGAGCTTTGAACGGAAAAAGATCCATAAGACTTTAGAAGACAGTGATCACGTTATGACGTACTCTGCCGGTCGTGAACCTTACCGTGCCGTTGTGGTGGCCCCTAAGTAA